A genomic stretch from Setaria viridis chromosome 1, Setaria_viridis_v4.0, whole genome shotgun sequence includes:
- the LOC117864314 gene encoding LOW QUALITY PROTEIN: uncharacterized protein (The sequence of the model RefSeq protein was modified relative to this genomic sequence to represent the inferred CDS: deleted 2 bases in 1 codon) translates to MWQSKLLPKLAMLIVLPLLLLCYAAGNVHCSTIHENSEDFHSLLDFKKGITDPTALSNWTSNTHFCRWNGVNCTLTRPYRVTELVLPGKNLAGQISSSLGNLTYLNTLVLTNNSFHGPIPLLNKLLNLKYLSLGGNLLHGAIPDTLTNCSNLVALDLSKNNLTGVIPPRIGFLTKLESLLLNGNSLSGVIPPGLGNITDLSVIALSENQLNGPIPSEFWRIPNIATLYMFDNNLSGGIPQSLSNLSSLGQLSLEGNMLGNTLPSNFGNALPNIQFLYLGGNMFEGNIPASLANASGLIHLDLSSNMFTGQIPHIFVNFSVLSTLNLEENMLEASDTTGWEFFDALTNCSSLKVLSLAGNNLQGVVPNSVANLPTNLTYLIMGGNHLSGTVPPSIGKLNSLIPPSIGQLTRLTYLFLAENQFTGFIPPSFGNLKSLLELLLSYNNFKGILVPQSLGNLINLVHLDLSNNNLQGDITLDISKIKQLTDLRLSSNKLTGEILDTFGECQQLETLLMNQNYLEGNIPPSFKGLQSLKSLNLSHNNLSGTIPTILEDLSLLNKLDLSYNHLHGEIPMNGVFANATATSLNGNWGLCRGVMDLHMPACPAVSRRIEWKRYVTILLILIFTFMSLGMSIYVIFLGKKPPRRPYLLLLSFGKKFPGVSYKDLAQATENFSESNLIGRGSYGSVYRGKLTEAKIEVAIKVFDLETRFADTSFISECESFRTIRHRNLLPILTACSTIDNNGNDFKALIYEFMPNGNLDTWLYQKHGGVAPTQLGLAQRLNIGVGMADALAYLHHDCGRPIVHCDLKPTNILLDDDMNAHLGDFGIASLIVDSRSIAVGHYSSGCSSSLAVRGTIGYIAPEYAQTVHASTCGDVYSFGILLLEMILGERPTDSMFEGGLTIINFAERNFPDQVLHFIDAHLQEECKGFVKAAASTENEVHRCMLSLVQVALACTRSLPRERMSMREVAVNLQSIRRSYVAATK, encoded by the exons ATGTGGCAATCCAAGCTGCTGCCGAAACTCGCCATGCTTATAGTGCTGCCGTTGCTGCTCCTGTGTTATGCAGCGGGCAACGTCCATTGCTCGACTATTCACGAAAACAGCGAAGATTTTCACTCGCTGCTCGACTTCAAGAAGGGCATCACCGATCCAACAGCCTTGAGCAATTGGACCAGCAACACCCACTTCTGCCGGTGGAATGGTGTGAACTGCACCTTGACGCGGCCATATCGTGTCACGGAGCTCGTCCTCCCCGGCAAGAACTTAGCTGGCCAAATCTCCTCCTCTCTTGGAAACCTGACCTATCTTAATACGCTTGTTCTAACCAATAACAGCTTCCATGGCCCCATACCTCTTCTTAACAAACTACTAAACCTGAAGTACCTTTCCTTGGGAGGCAACCTTTTGCATGGTGCGATTCCTGACACACTTACAAACTGTTCTAATTTAGTTGCACTAGATCTCTCTAAAAACAACCTCACCGGTGTTATTCCTCCTAGAATAGGCTTTCTTACCAAACTAGAATCTCTTCTCCTGAACGGAAATTCTCTCTCCGGGGTCATCCCACCAGGCCTCGGCAACATCACCGATTTATCAGTAATTGCTCTTTCAGAAAATCAACTGAACGGGCCAATTCCCAGTGAGTTTTGGCGAATACCAAACATAGCAACGTTGTACATGTTTGACAATAATCTGTCGGGTGGAATCCCACAAAGTCTCTCTAATTTATCTTCTCTTGGACAACTATCCCTGGAGGGCAATATGCTGGGCAACACATTGCCATCTAACTTTGGCAACGCCCTCCCTAATATCCAGTTTCTGTACTTGGGAGGCAACATGTTTGAAGGAAACATTCCAGCTTCTCTAGCCAATGCTTCAGGTCTAATACATTTGGATCTGTCGTCTAATATGTTCACTGGCCAAATCCCA CATATATTCGTGAACTTCTCAGTTCTATCTACTCTAAACCTTGAGGAAAACATGCTTGAAGCAAGCGATACTACTGGATGGGAATTCTTCGATGCCCTAACAAACTGCAGTTCCCTGAAAGTGCTTTCATTGGCTGGTAATAATCTGCAGGGAGTCGTACCAAATTCAGTAGCTAACCTGCCCACCAACCTCACATATCTAATAATGGGTGGTAACCACCTATCTGGAACAGTCCCCCCGAGCATTGGAAAACTTAATAGCTTAATTCCACCTTCCATTGGCCAACTTACACGGTTGACATATTTATTTCTTGCTGAAAATCAATTCACTGGGTTTATACCACCTAGCTTTGGAAACCTTAAATCATTGTTGGAGCTGCTCCTTAGCTACAACAATTTCAAAGGGATACTTGTACCACAGAGTTTGGGAAATCTTATAAATCTCGTACATTTGGACCTTAGTAATAACAATCTCCAAGGTGACATAACTCTAGATATTAGCAAAATTAAACAGCTCACAGATCTACGTCTTTCATCAAACAAGCTTACTGGAGAAATCCTGGATACTTTTGGCGAGTGTCAACAATTAGAAACCCTCTTAATGAACCAAAATTACCTTGAAGGAAACATCCCGCCATCTTTCAAGGGACTACAAAGCCTGAAATCACTAAATCTTTCTCACAATAACTTGTCTGGCACGATTCCAACTATTTTGGAGGATCTATCGCTTCTCAATAAGTTGGATCTTTCATACAATCATCTCCACGGAGAAATACCAATGAATGGAGTCTTTGCAAATGCAACGGCTACTTCACTCAATGGTAACTGGGGGTTATGTCGAGGAGTGATGGATCTCCATATGCCTGCATGCCCTGCGGTTTCTCGGAGAATAGAATGGAAACGCTATGTGACCATCTTACTGATTCTAATATTTACCTTCATGTCACTCGGGATGTCAATTTACGTTATATTCCTTGGGAAGAAGCCACCAAGAAGGCCATACTTATTATTGCTTTCTTTTGGTAAGAAATTTCCTGGAGTTTCTTACAAAGATTTAGCCCAAGCTACAGAGAACTTCTCAGAGTCCAACCTAATTGGGAGAGGAAGCTATGGTTCAGTATACAGAGGGAAGTTAACTGAAGCTAAAATCGAAGTAGCTATTAAGGTCTTTGACCTTGAGACAAGATTTGCGGACACAAGTTTTATTTCAGAATGTGAGTCTTTCAGAACCATTCGGCATCGGAATCTTCTTCCTATACTAACTGCATGCTCAACGATTGACAATAATGGCAACGATTTCAAAGCACTAATTTATGAGTTCATGCCCAACGGAAATTTGGATACATGGTTGTATCAGAAACATGGTGGTGTAGCTCCAACACAGTTGGGCTTAGCTCAGAGACTAAACATAGGTGTTGGCATGGCTGATGCACTGGCCTATTTACACCATGACTGTGGAAGGCCTATTGTCCACTGTGATCTGAAACCAACTAATATACTTCTTGATGATGACATGAATGCTCATTTGGGAGACTTTGGCATTGCAAGTCTCATTGTTGATTCCAGATCAATAGCAGTCGGACATTATTCATCAGGTTGTAGTAGTTCACTCGCTGTGAGAGGAACTATTGGGTATATTGCTCCAG AGTATGCTCAAACTGTTCATGCATCAACCTGTGGGGATGTTTATAGTTTTGGAATACTACTCCTGGAGATGATTCTAGGCGAAAGACCAACTGATTCCATGTTTGAGGGTGGGCTCACCATTATCAACTTTGCGGAGAGAAACTTTCCAGATCAGGTGTTACATTTCATTGATGCTCATCTCCAAGAAGAATGCAAGGGCTTTGTTAAAGCAGCGGCATCAACAGAAAACGAGGTCCATCGATGCATGTTATCTCTCGTGCAAGTTGCTCTTGCTTGCACGCGTTCATTGCCAAGAGAAAGAATGAGCATGAGAGAAGTAGCTGTAAACTTGCAATCAATCAGGAGGTCGTATGTTG